A window of Dissulfurirhabdus thermomarina contains these coding sequences:
- the hisA gene encoding phosphoribosylformimino-5-aminoimidazole carboxamide ribotide isomerase — MRFRPCIDLHGGRVKQIVGSTLRDDDPAGLRENFVSDRPPSYYAALFRRDGLTGGHVIMLGPGNEAAARDALAAWPGGLQVGGGITAANAAGWLEAGAAAVIVTSFVFQDGRIRADRLEALVSAVGRERLVLDLSCRRRGNDYIIVTDRWQRFTEVAISPDSLGYLAGFCAEFLVHAADVEGKCRGVDLELVRRLADFSPIPATYAGGASSLEDLHRVKEAGRGRVDLTIGSALDIYGGSGVRYADAVAFNRREAAGG, encoded by the coding sequence ATGCGCTTTCGTCCATGTATTGATCTCCACGGCGGCCGTGTCAAGCAGATCGTCGGTTCCACCCTCCGGGACGACGACCCCGCGGGGCTGCGGGAGAACTTCGTCTCCGACCGGCCGCCGTCCTACTACGCGGCGCTCTTCCGCCGTGACGGCCTCACCGGCGGCCACGTCATCATGCTGGGGCCGGGGAACGAGGCCGCCGCCCGGGATGCCCTTGCGGCCTGGCCCGGCGGCCTCCAGGTGGGCGGCGGCATCACCGCCGCCAACGCCGCCGGCTGGCTGGAGGCCGGGGCGGCGGCGGTGATCGTGACCTCCTTCGTCTTCCAGGACGGGCGGATCCGGGCAGACCGCCTCGAGGCCTTGGTCTCGGCCGTGGGCCGGGAGCGCCTGGTGCTGGACCTGAGCTGCCGCCGGCGGGGGAACGACTACATCATCGTCACCGACCGCTGGCAGCGTTTTACCGAGGTGGCCATCTCCCCCGACAGCCTCGGTTACCTGGCGGGGTTCTGCGCCGAGTTCCTCGTGCACGCCGCCGACGTGGAGGGAAAATGCCGGGGCGTGGACCTGGAGCTCGTCCGCCGCCTGGCGGACTTCAGCCCCATCCCCGCCACCTACGCCGGCGGGGCCTCCTCCCTGGAGGACCTCCACCGGGTGAAGGAGGCCGGCCGGGGGCGGGTCGATCTCACCATCGGCAGCGCCCTCGACATCTACGGCGGCAGCGGGGTGCGCTACGCCGACGCCGTGGCCTTCAACCGGCGGGAGGCGGCGGGCGGCTGA
- a CDS encoding two-component system sensor histidine kinase NtrB, which translates to MEIWEQIPQAGAIHDGETCLYANEAFARLFGFARAEDVVGRPMGDFFSPWPAGYRRLGLREHMGRRRDGSRIEVEMTCLPCEVGGGLLFQSLLRDVTARRSWEGRLLQAERLTAMGKLAGEIAHEINNPLGGILLYGKLIREDLPPESPARGNLDKILKLATRCRIIAKGLLNFGRSDAGPYAPVDVNHVVRDMLGLVRDHKIFQRIRVAQRLDPEVPHIMGDRGQVEQVVLNLIINAAEAMDGGGVLRLETAPARDPDGVRFVVEDDGPGIPEDLLPKIFEPFFTTKRLGKGTGLGLSITHGIVQRHGGRIEVRNRPEGGARFDVFLPLRGGGA; encoded by the coding sequence GTGGAAATCTGGGAGCAGATCCCGCAGGCGGGGGCCATCCACGACGGCGAGACCTGTCTCTATGCCAACGAGGCCTTCGCCCGGCTCTTCGGGTTCGCCCGGGCGGAGGACGTGGTGGGACGCCCCATGGGCGACTTCTTCTCGCCCTGGCCGGCGGGCTACCGCCGGCTCGGCCTGCGCGAGCACATGGGGCGGCGCCGGGACGGGAGCCGGATCGAGGTGGAGATGACCTGCCTGCCCTGCGAGGTGGGTGGCGGTCTCCTCTTCCAGAGCCTCCTTCGGGACGTCACGGCCCGCCGGTCGTGGGAGGGGCGCCTCCTCCAGGCCGAGCGCCTGACCGCCATGGGAAAGCTGGCCGGGGAGATCGCCCACGAGATCAACAACCCCCTGGGGGGCATCCTCCTCTACGGGAAGCTCATCCGGGAGGACCTGCCGCCGGAGAGCCCCGCCCGCGGCAACCTCGACAAGATCCTGAAGCTGGCCACCCGGTGCCGGATCATCGCCAAGGGGCTCTTGAACTTCGGCCGTTCCGACGCCGGGCCCTACGCCCCGGTGGACGTCAACCACGTGGTCCGGGACATGCTGGGACTCGTCCGGGACCACAAGATCTTCCAGCGGATTCGCGTGGCGCAACGCCTGGACCCGGAGGTCCCCCACATCATGGGCGACCGGGGGCAGGTGGAGCAGGTGGTCCTGAACCTCATCATCAACGCGGCGGAGGCCATGGACGGGGGGGGCGTGCTTCGGCTCGAGACGGCCCCGGCACGCGACCCGGACGGTGTCCGGTTCGTTGTGGAGGACGACGGTCCCGGCATCCCGGAGGACCTCCTTCCGAAGATCTTCGAGCCGTTCTTCACCACCAAGCGGCTCGGGAAGGGAACCGGGCTCGGGCTTTCCATCACCCACGGGATCGTCCAGCGCCACGGCGGCCGGATCGAGGTCCGCAACCGTCCGGAGGGGGGCGCCCGGTTCGACGTCTTCCTGCCGCTTCGCGGCGGGGGGGCCTAG
- a CDS encoding sigma-54-dependent transcriptional regulator — translation MDARILIVDDDAAIRDGSAQVLGRAGHEISEAATGREALDLLGRYAFDLILLDLKMPDINGLDLLRRIREQDPAVPVVMITAYGTMENAVEAMRLGANDFLSKPFEPEELRLVVDRTLQARRLALENLYLKEELRRQEGAPEIVGRSPALRRLLEQAERVAATDSTVLVTGESGTGKGLLARYIHEASPRRDRPLVAVDCSTLVSSLFESELFGHVKGAFTGASANKMGKFELANGGTLFLDEIANIDLDLQAKLLKAVEEKVISRVGSHRLTKVDVRIIAATNQDLRRAVAAGAFREDLYFRLNVVALETPPLRERREDIPLLVRHFLERYGRKYQRPGLRLAGDAMRWIEAYHWPGNVRELENAVERLVIFARGGTIGADDLQAAGLLEAAGETAGPEAASPVPGEAGRPLPLDEVERRHVLSVLRRAEGNRSEAARLLGIDRKTLRQKLRRWGLEDAG, via the coding sequence ATGGACGCCCGCATCCTCATCGTGGACGACGACGCCGCCATCCGCGACGGCTCGGCCCAGGTGCTCGGCCGGGCGGGGCACGAGATCTCCGAGGCCGCCACCGGGCGGGAGGCCCTGGATCTCCTCGGGCGCTACGCCTTCGACCTCATCCTCCTCGACCTCAAGATGCCCGATATCAACGGCCTGGACCTCCTCCGCCGGATCCGGGAGCAGGACCCGGCGGTCCCCGTGGTCATGATCACCGCCTACGGCACCATGGAGAACGCCGTGGAGGCCATGCGGCTCGGAGCCAACGACTTCCTCTCGAAGCCCTTCGAGCCCGAAGAGCTCCGCCTGGTGGTGGACCGGACCCTGCAGGCCCGGCGCCTGGCGCTGGAGAACCTCTACCTCAAGGAGGAACTCCGGCGCCAGGAGGGTGCCCCCGAGATCGTGGGCCGGAGCCCCGCGCTCCGGCGCCTCCTCGAGCAGGCGGAGCGCGTGGCGGCCACGGACAGCACCGTCCTCGTCACCGGAGAGTCCGGGACGGGAAAGGGGCTGCTCGCCCGCTACATCCACGAGGCGAGCCCCCGGCGCGACCGCCCCCTGGTGGCCGTGGACTGTTCCACCCTGGTCTCGTCCCTCTTCGAGAGCGAGCTCTTCGGCCACGTCAAGGGCGCCTTCACCGGCGCCTCCGCCAACAAGATGGGCAAGTTCGAGCTGGCCAACGGCGGGACGCTCTTCCTGGACGAGATCGCCAACATCGACCTCGACCTCCAGGCCAAGCTCCTCAAGGCCGTGGAGGAGAAGGTCATCTCCCGGGTGGGAAGCCACCGGCTCACCAAGGTGGACGTCCGGATCATCGCGGCCACCAACCAGGATCTCCGGCGGGCCGTGGCCGCGGGCGCCTTCCGGGAGGACCTCTACTTCCGGCTCAACGTGGTGGCGCTCGAGACGCCGCCGCTCCGAGAACGGCGCGAGGACATCCCGCTCCTCGTGCGGCACTTCCTCGAGCGCTACGGGCGCAAGTACCAGCGGCCCGGGCTCCGGCTGGCCGGGGACGCCATGCGGTGGATCGAGGCCTACCACTGGCCGGGCAACGTCCGGGAGTTGGAGAACGCCGTGGAGCGGCTCGTGATCTTCGCCCGGGGGGGGACCATCGGCGCGGACGACCTCCAGGCGGCCGGACTCCTGGAGGCGGCCGGCGAGACGGCGGGGCCGGAGGCGGCCTCTCCCGTCCCGGGGGAGGCGGGACGGCCCCTCCCCCTCGACGAGGTGGAGCGCCGCCACGTCTTGTCGGTCCTCCGCCGGGCCGAGGGGAACCGGTCCGAGGCGGCGCGGCTCCTGGGCATCGACCGAAAGACCCTGCGCCAGAAGCTCCGCCGCTGGGGCCTGGAGGATGCCGGCTAG
- a CDS encoding peptidase U32 family protein: MAAPTPERPASRPHASVASRPELLAPAGTLEAFHAALAEGADAVYVGLKTLNARALAANFTPAQVERLADTAHGLGRRLFVALNALVREDEVPELIRSLAALEAAGVDAVILQDLGAWHLARRHFPGLRLHASTLMAVHNGPGVRQAHAMGFARVVLAREMTLDEIRAAARAAPVETEVFVHGALCFSYSGLCRFSSAFGGRSSTRGRCVQPCRRRYRWGEKTGTFFSMKDLCALDALDEIRAAGVRSLKIEGRLRPAHYVASVVRAYRLALDAPPGDAAARAEARRLLEDALGRPGTPAYLRSPHPETALAPERTANTGRFLGEVRRVAGGRLLVATRRAPRPGDRLRVVARRGEHQAAFVCRAVAAGKAGTVWIEGLAAAEGRKTPPAGPFGPGDRVFKVDEGASALLAGHRPLPAPRDRRGRGRRRKAARERAETALADYRSAAAGAAGRPRGPARPELWAAVRDPAAWREIQGLRPDRLVVEINRRTLAAFLRHPPFPARTGRLLWALPPVLHEERLAFHRSALRRILAAGFAGFVAANLSHPALIREAAGEAGSRRVEIHGGAGLNILNSLAVRAAGELGLASVQLSVESDRDNLEALLAAGPPLPAGLTVYGYLPLFTTRMRHPAFRPGTPVVSPKGERLHWTADAAAGHLLPARPFSLLDKEKELRRLALSAWVLDFTHRPPRRRGPGRLRSRRDLDRLERGWDWNFSGRLR, translated from the coding sequence ATGGCCGCGCCCACCCCGGAAAGACCCGCGTCCCGCCCGCACGCCTCCGTAGCGTCTCGTCCGGAACTCCTGGCGCCGGCGGGCACCCTCGAGGCCTTCCACGCCGCCCTGGCCGAGGGCGCCGACGCGGTCTACGTGGGGCTCAAGACCCTGAACGCCCGGGCGCTGGCCGCCAACTTCACGCCGGCCCAGGTGGAGCGGCTGGCGGACACCGCCCACGGCCTCGGCCGCCGGCTCTTCGTGGCGCTCAACGCCCTCGTCCGCGAAGACGAGGTGCCGGAATTGATCCGGTCCCTGGCGGCCCTCGAGGCGGCGGGCGTCGACGCCGTCATCCTCCAGGACCTCGGGGCCTGGCATCTCGCCCGGCGCCACTTCCCCGGCCTCCGACTCCACGCCAGCACCCTGATGGCCGTCCACAACGGGCCCGGCGTCCGCCAGGCCCATGCCATGGGGTTCGCCCGGGTGGTCCTCGCCCGGGAGATGACCCTCGACGAGATCCGGGCCGCCGCCCGGGCGGCCCCGGTGGAGACCGAGGTCTTCGTGCACGGGGCCCTCTGCTTCAGCTACTCCGGCCTCTGCCGCTTCAGCAGCGCCTTCGGCGGCCGTTCCAGCACCCGGGGCCGGTGCGTCCAGCCCTGCCGGCGCCGGTACCGGTGGGGGGAGAAGACCGGGACCTTCTTCTCCATGAAGGACCTCTGCGCCCTGGATGCCCTGGACGAGATCCGGGCCGCGGGCGTCCGTTCCCTCAAGATCGAGGGGCGGCTCCGCCCGGCCCACTACGTGGCCTCCGTGGTGCGGGCCTACCGCCTGGCCCTGGACGCGCCGCCCGGGGACGCGGCCGCCCGGGCGGAGGCCCGGCGGCTCCTGGAGGACGCCCTGGGGCGCCCCGGGACCCCCGCCTACCTCCGTTCCCCCCACCCCGAGACCGCCCTCGCGCCGGAGCGGACCGCCAACACCGGCCGCTTCCTCGGGGAGGTCCGGCGGGTGGCGGGCGGCCGGCTCCTCGTCGCAACGCGCCGGGCGCCGCGGCCCGGGGACCGGCTCCGGGTCGTGGCCCGGCGGGGCGAGCACCAGGCCGCCTTCGTCTGCCGGGCCGTCGCCGCCGGGAAGGCCGGGACGGTATGGATCGAGGGCCTGGCAGCGGCCGAAGGCCGCAAAACCCCGCCCGCCGGTCCTTTCGGCCCCGGGGACCGGGTCTTCAAGGTGGACGAGGGGGCCTCCGCCCTCCTGGCCGGCCACCGCCCCCTCCCCGCCCCGCGCGACCGGCGGGGACGCGGCCGGCGCCGGAAGGCGGCCCGGGAACGGGCCGAAACGGCCCTGGCCGACTACCGGTCGGCGGCGGCCGGCGCCGCGGGGCGTCCCCGCGGCCCGGCCCGGCCCGAGCTGTGGGCCGCCGTCCGGGACCCGGCCGCATGGCGCGAGATCCAGGGGCTCCGCCCGGACCGCCTCGTGGTGGAGATCAACCGCCGGACCCTGGCGGCCTTCCTCCGGCATCCGCCGTTCCCGGCCCGGACCGGCCGGCTCCTGTGGGCCCTGCCGCCGGTGCTCCACGAGGAACGGCTCGCCTTCCACCGCTCGGCGCTCCGGCGGATCCTCGCCGCCGGGTTTGCCGGGTTCGTGGCGGCGAACCTCTCCCACCCCGCCTTGATCCGGGAGGCCGCCGGCGAAGCCGGGAGCCGCCGGGTCGAGATCCACGGCGGCGCCGGGCTCAACATCCTGAACTCGCTCGCCGTTCGGGCCGCCGGGGAACTCGGCCTCGCCTCCGTGCAGCTGTCGGTGGAGTCGGACCGGGACAACCTCGAGGCGCTCCTGGCGGCGGGGCCGCCGCTCCCGGCCGGGCTCACGGTCTACGGCTATCTCCCCCTCTTCACCACCCGGATGCGGCACCCGGCCTTCCGGCCGGGGACGCCGGTGGTGAGCCCGAAGGGGGAACGCCTCCACTGGACGGCCGACGCGGCGGCGGGCCACCTCCTCCCGGCCCGCCCCTTCTCCCTGCTGGACAAGGAGAAGGAGCTGCGCCGGCTCGCCCTCTCGGCCTGGGTCCTGGACTTCACCCACCGCCCGCCCCGGCGGCGCGGGCCGGGACGCCTCCGATCCCGGCGCGACCTCGACCGGCTGGAACGGGGCTGGGACTGGAACTTTTCGGGCCGGCTCCGCTAG
- the mpl gene encoding UDP-N-acetylmuramate:L-alanyl-gamma-D-glutamyl-meso-diaminopimelate ligase — MTSRESGHDGGARRVPGIPPPGAVVHLVGICGTGMAALAGLFKARGYVVRGSDANVYPPMSDLLRELGIPVAQGYDPGNLEPAPDLVVIGNVVRRDNPEARAVIEAGLPYLSLPEAVARLCLEDRASLVVAGTHGKTTTASLLVGALAGAGYDPGFLIGGVVRSHGRGFHPGAPPWFVLEGDEYDTAFFDKGPKFLHYRPQAVILTSLEFDHADIYPDLAAVKAAFRGLVALLPPDGLLVACSDWPDVLEVAAGAAAPVVTYGTGPGADWRLESVEVGPDGTAFQAVAPGGRRRAFTLALPGAHNALNALAVAALCDGLGVEPEGAARGLAACRGVRRRQEVRGEAGGVTVIDDFAHHPTAVRVTLEALRAAYPGRRLLVAFEPRTNTSRRKVFQEAYARAFDAADRVWVREVPDPEKVPAAERFSSRRLVADLETRGVAAGWFPDAGAIADDLVAACRPGDVVAVLSNGAFEGLHERLLRRLAGGAE, encoded by the coding sequence ATGACGAGCCGGGAATCGGGCCACGACGGCGGGGCGCGGCGGGTGCCGGGGATACCGCCCCCGGGGGCGGTGGTGCATCTCGTCGGGATCTGCGGCACGGGGATGGCCGCCCTCGCCGGGCTCTTCAAGGCCCGGGGCTACGTGGTCCGGGGCTCCGACGCCAACGTCTACCCGCCCATGAGCGACCTCCTCCGGGAACTCGGGATCCCCGTGGCCCAGGGCTACGACCCGGGCAACCTCGAGCCGGCACCGGACCTCGTGGTCATCGGCAACGTGGTGCGGCGCGACAACCCCGAAGCCCGGGCCGTCATCGAGGCCGGCCTCCCCTACCTCTCCCTGCCCGAGGCCGTGGCCCGGCTCTGCCTGGAGGACCGGGCCTCCCTGGTGGTCGCCGGCACCCACGGGAAGACCACCACGGCGAGTCTCCTCGTGGGTGCCCTGGCCGGGGCGGGCTACGACCCCGGTTTCCTGATCGGCGGGGTGGTCCGGTCCCACGGGCGGGGTTTCCACCCGGGCGCCCCGCCGTGGTTCGTCCTGGAAGGCGACGAGTACGACACCGCCTTCTTCGACAAGGGGCCGAAGTTCTTGCACTATCGGCCGCAGGCGGTGATCCTCACCAGCCTGGAGTTCGACCATGCCGACATCTACCCGGACCTGGCGGCCGTCAAGGCGGCCTTCCGGGGCCTGGTGGCGCTCCTGCCGCCGGACGGGCTCCTGGTGGCCTGCAGCGACTGGCCCGACGTCCTCGAGGTGGCCGCCGGGGCCGCCGCCCCAGTGGTCACCTACGGGACCGGGCCCGGGGCCGACTGGCGGCTCGAGTCGGTGGAGGTCGGCCCCGACGGCACCGCCTTCCAGGCCGTGGCGCCCGGCGGGCGGCGGCGGGCCTTCACCCTGGCCCTCCCCGGGGCCCACAACGCCCTGAACGCCCTGGCCGTGGCCGCGCTCTGCGACGGGCTCGGGGTCGAACCGGAGGGCGCGGCCCGGGGGCTGGCGGCCTGCCGGGGGGTGCGCCGCCGCCAGGAGGTCCGGGGGGAGGCCGGCGGCGTCACCGTCATCGACGACTTCGCCCACCACCCCACCGCCGTCCGCGTCACCCTCGAGGCCCTCCGTGCGGCCTACCCGGGGCGGCGGCTCCTCGTGGCCTTCGAACCCCGGACCAACACCAGCCGGCGCAAGGTCTTCCAGGAGGCCTACGCCCGGGCCTTCGACGCGGCGGACCGGGTCTGGGTCCGGGAGGTGCCCGACCCGGAGAAGGTCCCGGCGGCGGAACGCTTCTCCTCGCGGCGCCTGGTGGCGGATCTCGAGACCCGCGGCGTGGCCGCCGGGTGGTTCCCGGACGCCGGCGCCATCGCCGACGACCTCGTCGCCGCCTGTCGCCCCGGCGACGTGGTGGCCGTCCTCTCCAACGGCGCCTTCGAGGGCCTCCACGAGCGGCTCCTCCGGCGCCTCGCCGGCGGGGCCGAATGA
- the tgt gene encoding tRNA guanosine(34) transglycosylase Tgt — MRVFEETARSSECAARAGRLHTVHGEVPTPAFMPVGTQATVKSLTPEDLHGLGARILLGNTYHLYLRPGHERIRRLGGLHRFMGWDGPILTDSGGFQVYSLAALARIEEEGAVFRSHVDGSLHRLTPELAVEVQEALGSDVMMCLDTCIPYPAGEAEVARASGLTTRWAARCLAARRRPELRLFGIVQGGMDPVWRRRSAEELAALGFDGYALGGLSVGEPKALMLEMVETARPCLPADRPVYAMGVGTPEDLVECVARGVDLFDCVLPTRNARNGQLFTSFGRIVIKNARYKEDPGPVDPACTCYTCRHFSRAYLRHLFVARELLAYRLNTIHNLHYFLELMRRMREAIERDAFEAFRRDFYQRREGTP, encoded by the coding sequence ATGAGGGTCTTCGAGGAGACGGCCCGGAGCTCGGAGTGCGCCGCCCGCGCCGGCCGCCTCCACACGGTCCACGGCGAGGTCCCCACCCCGGCCTTCATGCCCGTGGGCACGCAGGCGACCGTCAAGTCGTTGACGCCGGAGGACCTCCACGGCCTCGGGGCCCGGATCCTCCTCGGCAACACCTACCACCTCTACCTGCGGCCCGGTCACGAGCGGATCCGCCGCCTGGGAGGGCTCCACCGGTTCATGGGCTGGGACGGGCCCATTCTCACCGACAGCGGCGGGTTCCAGGTCTACAGCCTGGCCGCCCTCGCGCGCATCGAGGAGGAGGGGGCGGTCTTCCGCTCCCACGTCGACGGGTCGCTGCACCGGCTGACGCCGGAGCTGGCCGTGGAGGTCCAGGAGGCCCTGGGCAGCGACGTCATGATGTGCCTCGACACCTGCATCCCGTATCCCGCCGGGGAGGCGGAGGTGGCCCGTGCCTCCGGGCTCACCACCCGGTGGGCGGCCCGGTGCCTCGCCGCGCGCCGCCGCCCGGAGCTCAGGCTCTTCGGCATCGTGCAGGGCGGCATGGACCCCGTGTGGCGGCGGCGGAGCGCGGAGGAACTGGCCGCCCTGGGCTTCGACGGCTACGCCCTGGGGGGGCTCAGCGTCGGCGAGCCCAAGGCGCTCATGCTCGAGATGGTGGAGACCGCACGGCCCTGCCTCCCGGCGGACCGCCCCGTCTACGCTATGGGCGTGGGGACCCCGGAAGACCTCGTGGAGTGCGTGGCCCGGGGGGTGGACCTCTTCGACTGCGTGCTGCCCACCCGGAACGCCCGAAACGGCCAGCTCTTTACTTCGTTCGGCCGCATTGTTATAAAGAACGCGCGTTACAAGGAGGATCCGGGCCCCGTGGACCCGGCCTGTACCTGCTACACCTGCCGGCATTTTTCCCGGGCCTATCTCCGGCACCTCTTCGTCGCGCGGGAACTCTTGGCCTATCGCCTCAACACCATCCACAACCTGCACTACTTCCTGGAGCTGATGCGGCGGATGCGTGAGGCCATCGAGCGGGACGCCTTCGAGGCCTTCCGGAGGGACTTCTACCAGAGGAGGGAGGGAACACCATGA
- the yajC gene encoding preprotein translocase subunit YajC — MTALGIAFAMGGQPAGGAAGAPNPLVSLMPFILIFVIFYFLLIRPQQKKAQEHRKFLDELERGREVVTAGGLIGRVTGLTDQVVTLEVADGVRVKVARGHIAGPAPGRAAPEKE, encoded by the coding sequence ATGACCGCACTGGGCATCGCATTCGCCATGGGGGGGCAGCCGGCCGGGGGCGCCGCGGGCGCGCCGAACCCGCTGGTCTCCCTGATGCCGTTCATCCTCATCTTCGTCATCTTCTACTTTCTCCTGATCCGCCCCCAGCAGAAGAAGGCCCAGGAACACCGCAAGTTCCTGGACGAGCTGGAGCGGGGCCGCGAGGTGGTCACCGCCGGCGGGCTCATCGGCCGGGTGACGGGGCTCACCGACCAGGTGGTGACCCTCGAGGTGGCCGACGGCGTCCGGGTGAAGGTGGCGCGGGGCCACATCGCCGGCCCGGCGCCCGGGCGTGCCGCGCCGGAGAAGGAATAG
- a CDS encoding protein-glutamate methylesterase/protein-glutamine glutaminase, with product MKKIRVLIVDDSAVVRKVFREELSKEPDIEVVGTAPDPYVARNKIVELRPDVVTLDIEMPRMDGITFLGKLMAHWPLPVIIVSSLTPSGSRLALEALGKGAVEVMAKPDGSFSVGDMSRQLAEKIRAAHLVDVARRPRSGPVGGTASAPSPLTHTSRKVIAMGASTGGTEALTSILSRLPPDVPGILVVQHMPPGFTASFAERLDELSPMEVREARDGEALLPGMARIAPGNRHLVLIRSGDRYLTTVKDGPLVNHQRPSVDVLFKSVARAAGPNAVGVILTGMGGDGAKGLLEMRRAGAATLAQDEASSVIYGMPREALKAGGVERVVPLEEMPRVILAALERPARAAAAEAPTEDPPAEG from the coding sequence GTGAAAAAGATCCGCGTGCTCATAGTGGACGACTCCGCCGTGGTGCGGAAGGTCTTCCGGGAGGAGCTCTCCAAGGAACCCGACATCGAGGTGGTGGGCACGGCACCGGATCCCTACGTGGCCCGGAACAAGATCGTCGAACTCCGGCCCGACGTGGTGACCCTCGACATCGAGATGCCGCGGATGGACGGCATCACCTTCCTCGGAAAGCTCATGGCCCACTGGCCGCTGCCCGTCATCATCGTGAGCTCGCTCACCCCCTCGGGCAGCCGCCTGGCACTCGAAGCCCTGGGCAAGGGGGCCGTGGAGGTCATGGCCAAGCCGGACGGCTCCTTCTCGGTGGGCGACATGAGCCGGCAGCTGGCGGAGAAGATCCGGGCCGCGCACCTCGTGGACGTCGCGCGGCGGCCGCGCTCCGGCCCGGTGGGCGGGACGGCCTCCGCCCCCTCCCCCCTCACCCACACATCTCGCAAGGTCATCGCCATGGGGGCCAGTACCGGGGGCACGGAGGCCCTCACGTCCATCCTCTCCCGCCTCCCCCCGGACGTCCCGGGCATCCTCGTGGTCCAGCACATGCCGCCCGGGTTCACCGCCTCCTTCGCCGAACGGCTCGACGAGCTGTCCCCCATGGAAGTCCGGGAGGCGCGGGACGGCGAGGCGCTGCTGCCGGGCATGGCGCGCATCGCGCCGGGCAACCGGCATCTCGTCCTCATCCGCAGCGGCGACCGCTACCTCACCACGGTGAAGGACGGGCCCCTGGTCAACCACCAGCGGCCCTCGGTGGACGTGCTGTTTAAGTCGGTGGCCCGGGCCGCGGGCCCCAACGCCGTGGGTGTCATCCTCACCGGCATGGGCGGCGACGGGGCCAAGGGGCTGCTGGAGATGCGCCGGGCCGGCGCCGCCACCCTGGCCCAGGACGAGGCGAGTTCCGTCATCTACGGCATGCCGCGGGAGGCCCTGAAGGCGGGGGGGGTGGAACGCGTGGTCCCGCTGGAGGAGATGCCACGGGTCATCCTGGCCGCCCTCGAACGGCCGGCGCGGGCGGCCGCCGCGGAGGCCCCGACGGAGGATCCGCCGGCCGAGGGCTGA
- a CDS encoding HDOD domain-containing protein, with amino-acid sequence MNPKKIDEIYAAVDRLPPFPEIAHRVMLLMDDPKATVQDMVEIVKYDQGITTNILRVCNSAAFGLPRKVESLSTAISLLGQRQLVDIIMANCGERLLSESVPGYDLKSRELWWHSVTTATASKLIARRCREAFPPHLFTTALLHDIGKIVLHTYVRDDFERITALVKERGVPFYVAEAEVLGADHARIGAEILSRWNFPAEIVEGVRIHHQPEACRENHLGAVVALSDLLSVVMGIGAGVDGLTYEGGSELLEICGLEAGEMDLLLAELWDELRRTEDMLGVHP; translated from the coding sequence ATGAACCCGAAGAAGATCGACGAGATCTACGCCGCCGTCGACCGGCTGCCGCCCTTCCCGGAGATCGCCCACCGGGTGATGCTCCTCATGGACGATCCCAAGGCCACCGTGCAGGACATGGTCGAGATCGTGAAGTACGACCAGGGCATCACCACCAACATCCTCCGGGTCTGCAACTCCGCCGCCTTCGGCCTGCCCCGGAAGGTGGAGTCCCTCTCCACGGCCATCTCCCTCCTGGGCCAGCGCCAGCTGGTGGACATCATCATGGCCAACTGCGGGGAACGGCTCCTGTCGGAATCCGTCCCGGGCTACGACCTGAAGAGCCGGGAGCTCTGGTGGCACTCCGTCACCACCGCCACGGCCTCGAAGCTCATCGCCCGCCGCTGCCGGGAGGCCTTCCCTCCCCACCTCTTCACCACCGCCCTCCTCCACGACATCGGCAAGATCGTGCTCCACACCTACGTCAGGGACGACTTCGAGCGGATCACCGCCCTGGTGAAGGAACGGGGCGTCCCCTTCTACGTGGCCGAAGCCGAGGTGCTCGGGGCGGACCACGCCCGGATCGGCGCCGAGATCCTCTCGCGATGGAACTTTCCCGCCGAGATCGTGGAAGGCGTCCGGATCCACCACCAGCCCGAGGCCTGCCGGGAAAACCACCTCGGGGCGGTGGTGGCCCTGAGCGACCTCCTGTCCGTGGTCATGGGCATCGGGGCGGGCGTCGACGGGCTCACCTACGAGGGAGGCTCGGAGCTCCTGGAGATATGCGGCCTGGAGGCCGGGGAGATGGACCTCCTCCTCGCCGAGCTCTGGGACGAGCTCAGGCGGACGGAGGACATGCTCGGCGTCCATCCCTGA